A genomic stretch from Malus domestica chromosome 15, GDT2T_hap1 includes:
- the LOC103400952 gene encoding 12-oxophytodienoate reductase 3 — MAEASSQGGPTTLFSPYKMGKFNLSHRVVLAPMTRCRALNGVPQPALAEYYSQRSTVGGFLISEGTIISDTGAGFPHVPGIYNDEQVEAWKKVVDAVHAKGAIIFCQLWHVGRSSREVYQPRGGAPISSTNNPISKRWRILLPDGSHGPYPKPRALEIHEIPQVVEQYRQAALNAVRAGFDGIEIHGAHGYLIDQFLKDGINDRTDEYGGSVENRCKFLIQIVRAVVGAIGADRIGVRISPAIDHMDAIDSDPLILGLAVIERLNKLQQNRGSKLTYLHVTQPRYAAYGQAEAGKPGSDEEEAVFMRTLRKAYHGTFIASGGFTRELGMQAVASGDADLVSYGRLFISNPDLVLRFKLNAPLTKYNRKTFYTQDPVVGYTDYPFLNKSNGKVEPLSRL; from the exons ATGGCGGAGGCTTCGTCGCAGGGAGGGCCCACCACTCTGTTTTCTCCGTACAAGATGGGGAAGTTCAATCTCTCTCACAG GGTTGTACTGGCGCCAATGACGAGATGCCGGGCGTTGAACGGAGTGCCGCAACCGGCGCTGGCTGAGTACTATTCTCAAAGGTCAACTGTCGGCGGCTTTCTCATCAGCGAAGGCACCATAATCTCCGACACCGGCGCCGG GTTTCCGCATGTTCCTGGGATTTACAACGACGAACAGGTGGAGGCATGGAAGAAGGTGGTGGACGCAGTTCACGCCAAAGGCGCCATTATTTTCTGTCAACTTTGGCACGTCGGTCGTTCATCTCGTGAAG TTTATCAACCCCGTGGGGGAGCACCAATATCATCAACCAACAATCCCATTTCAAAGAGGTGGAGAATTCTGTTGCCAGATGGCTCTCATGGTCCTTACCCTAAGCCTCGAGCCCTTGAAATCCATGAAATTCCCCAAGTTGTGGAGCAATATCGTCAGGCTGCCTTGAATGCCGTTCGTGCAG GTTTCGATGGAATTGAGATTCATGGGGCACATGGCTATCTCATTGACCAATTCTTGAAAGATGGGATCAATGATCGAACGGATGAGTATGGTGGATCGGTTGAAAACCGGTGCAAGTTCTTGATTCAGATAGTTCGAGCAGTGGTTGGAGCAATAGGTGCTGATAGAATTGGTGTCAGAATTTCACCGGCTATTGATCACATGGATGCCATTGACTCTGATCCACTTATCCTAGGTCTGGCAGTGATTGAAAGGCTcaacaagcttcaacaaaaccGGGGCTCAAAACTGACCTATCTTCATGTAACTCAGCCTCGTTACGCAGCTTATGGTCAAGCGGAAGCTGGAAAACCTGGCAGTGATGAAGAGGAAGCTGTGTTTATGAGGACTTTGAGGAAAGCATATCACGGTACATTTATTGCTAGTGGAGGGTTCACTCGAGAGCTTGGAATGCAAGCTGTGGCTTCTGGGGATGCTGATTTGGTGTCCTACGGTCGCCTTTTTATTTCAAACCCTGATTTGGTCCTGAGATTTAAGCTTAATGCACCCTTGACCAAGTATAACAGGAAAACCTTCTACACACAAGATCCTGTTGTTGGGTACACTGACTACCCTTTTCTGAACAAATCAAACGGGAAAGTGGAACCCCTCTCCcgtctttga
- the LOC103400972 gene encoding probable glucan endo-1,3-beta-glucosidase BG4: MAPLHWVAIVLSFVASIQNYAGHMEASADIGVCYGMLGNDLPSAPEVISLYKQYGIEKMRLFEPNIAALQALKGSNINITLDIRNQDLADLAASQDAVNSWFNTNVEPYLNDINFNFIAVGNEVIPGSLGGYVLPVMNYLQKILDDKNLHGIKVTTVLPGNALQSSYPPSSGAFTSEASSVLSGILSFLSAKGSPLMINVYPYFAYASDPTDVRLDYAQFTAKSAVVRDGSLSYYNLFDAMVDAFFAAMEKAGRGDVGVVVSESGWPSDGNGNFTTPKLAGTYNRNFVKHITSKVGTPKKPGAYIEGYIFAMFNENQKPSGVEQHWGLFYPNKQPVYPVF, from the coding sequence ATGGCACCATTGCATTGGGTTGCAATCGTTCTCTCCTTTGTAGCAAGTATTCAAAACTATGCAGGCCATATGGAAGCATCAGCTGACATAGGCGTTTGCTATGGAATGCTAGGGAACGACCTGCCTTCTGCACCAGAAGTGATTAGCCTCTACAAACAATACGGGATTGAAAAAATGAGGCTTTTCGAACCTAACATCGCAGCACTCCAAGCGCTGAAAGGAAGCAACATCAATATCACCCTGGACATTCGAAACCAAGACTTAGCAGATTTGGCAGCAAGTCAAGATGCCGTGAACTCATGGTTTAATACCAATGTAGAACCCTACCTAAATGACATTAACTTCAACTTCATTGCTGTTGGTAATGAGGTTATTCCTGGTTCCTTGGGAGGGTATGTCTTGCCTGTAATGAATTATCTACAAAAAATCCTCGACGATAAAAACTTACACGGTATTAAAGTGACAACCGTTTTGCCCGGAAATGCCTTACAATCTTCCTATCCGCCTTCGAGTGGTGCTTTCACATCAGAAGCAAGCAGTGTTTTGAGTGGCATTCTTTCATTTTTATCCGCGAAAGGGTCACCCCTTATGATCAATGTGTATCCTTACTTCGCCTATGCATCAGACCCTACGGATGTACGCTTGGACTACGCGCAATTCACTGCAAAAAGCGCCGTGGTTCGGGACGGGTCGTTGAGCTATTACAACCTGTTTGATGCCATGGTTGATGCTTTTTTCGCGGCAATGGAGAAAGCCGGAAGGGGTGATGTCGGTGTTGTGGTGTCAGAGAGTGGTTGGCCTTCAGACGGGAATGGAAATTTCACCACTCCAAAACTTGCAGGGACATATAACAGGAATTTTGTGAAACACATAACCTCGAAAGTAGGGACTCCAAAAAAACCTGGTGCTTACATTGAAGGGTACATTTTTGCCATGTTCAATGAGAATCAGAAACCTAGTGGCGTGGAGCAACATTGGGGACTTTTTTATCCTAACAAGCAACCTGTTTACCCTGTATTTTAA